A region from the Melioribacter roseus P3M-2 genome encodes:
- a CDS encoding glycosyl hydrolase 115 family protein: protein MIAIFTLFSVVMAAISGRTDAFTKKNDSKEFHIVRNNSAVPIIFDKNDAEVVGICANALAKDISLITDIIPGIHNGEYINAPSAIIIGTIGKSDLIDRMVKEKKLSVDKIIDKWESFILEIIDSPLPNINRALVICGSDPRGTAFGIFEVSKRLGVSPWVYWADLLPEKRKELSLEIDKITMGPPSVKYRGVFLNDEDWGLQPWAAKNIDTDIKDIGPKTYALIFELLLRLKANFIWPAMHPCTKAFFYYKSNPQTAKKYSIVVGSSHAEPMLRNNVDEWKNNFVTEYGKQPGEWRYDTNSDEIKKYWEDRIEEVAALNLEAVFTIGMRGIHDSGMPGPDNTKDKVELLNKVIADQRKLISEHFKKSPSEIPQIFCPYKEALALYYAGVKAPDDVTIVWADDNHGFIRKLSTPEEQKRSGGSGVYYHLSYWGAPEDYLWLCSTSPSLISYEMTKAYQNGADRLWVFNVGDIKPAEMEIEFAMDLAWDINSWQPVDAEKYPEEWAAKNFGINYSGDIVKIKNEYYRLAASGKPEHIDKLNFTEKEMNERMTSYKEIVNKTMELKRRIPERVQDAYFQLIVYPVLGAAYLNEKHFYARLGKYEMSKQAYEKIKELTEIYNKKISGGKWNGIMCMNPRNRPVFDMPDSNSHNDKKELTVNKRKPIKIISVNELIFDTTKLCLLPGLGVGGASLSWINFTDRSFDESNALQAPGASVRLNLPKGKRTVELICLPTHSINETRGLRTAISINGRLVDIVDVNTPSKSAEWSENVLRGFSRTKTDFILDEDGMVDLHLSLLDPGLAISKIIIY from the coding sequence TTGATTGCCATATTTACGCTCTTTTCGGTAGTAATGGCTGCAATCTCAGGAAGGACAGACGCGTTTACAAAAAAGAACGACAGTAAAGAATTCCATATTGTTCGAAATAATTCTGCAGTCCCGATTATCTTTGATAAAAATGACGCCGAAGTAGTCGGAATATGCGCCAATGCTTTGGCAAAAGATATCAGTTTGATTACAGACATAATACCCGGTATTCATAATGGCGAATACATTAACGCGCCTTCGGCGATTATCATTGGCACAATCGGCAAGTCTGATTTAATCGACCGGATGGTTAAGGAGAAAAAGCTTTCTGTTGATAAGATTATTGATAAGTGGGAAAGTTTTATATTAGAAATTATAGACAGTCCTCTGCCAAATATTAATAGAGCCCTTGTAATTTGCGGCAGCGACCCTCGAGGTACGGCATTTGGAATATTCGAAGTGTCTAAACGGCTTGGAGTGTCGCCCTGGGTCTATTGGGCTGACCTTTTACCCGAAAAACGAAAGGAGCTTTCGCTTGAGATTGATAAAATAACTATGGGACCGCCCTCGGTAAAATATCGCGGTGTTTTTCTGAATGATGAAGACTGGGGTTTGCAACCCTGGGCTGCAAAGAATATCGATACCGACATCAAAGATATTGGTCCCAAAACGTACGCTTTGATATTTGAACTCCTCTTGAGATTGAAAGCAAATTTTATATGGCCTGCGATGCATCCTTGCACTAAAGCGTTTTTCTATTACAAATCGAATCCGCAAACCGCTAAAAAATATAGTATTGTAGTCGGCTCGAGTCACGCCGAACCGATGCTCAGAAATAACGTGGACGAATGGAAAAATAATTTTGTGACGGAGTACGGAAAACAACCGGGAGAATGGCGTTACGACACTAACTCGGATGAAATTAAAAAATACTGGGAAGACAGGATTGAGGAAGTGGCGGCTCTGAATCTTGAAGCTGTCTTTACAATCGGTATGCGCGGAATTCACGACAGCGGCATGCCCGGTCCTGACAATACGAAAGACAAAGTTGAGCTTTTGAACAAAGTAATCGCAGATCAAAGGAAGCTTATCTCCGAACATTTCAAAAAATCGCCCTCCGAAATTCCTCAAATATTTTGTCCTTATAAAGAGGCGCTTGCACTTTATTACGCAGGCGTTAAAGCGCCGGATGACGTAACAATAGTGTGGGCAGACGACAATCACGGCTTCATTCGCAAACTTTCTACGCCCGAAGAACAAAAACGAAGCGGCGGAAGCGGCGTCTATTATCATTTGTCGTACTGGGGCGCGCCCGAAGATTATCTATGGCTGTGCTCGACATCGCCCTCCCTTATCTCTTATGAAATGACTAAAGCATATCAAAATGGAGCGGACAGATTATGGGTGTTTAATGTGGGCGATATAAAACCTGCTGAAATGGAAATCGAATTTGCAATGGATTTGGCATGGGATATTAACTCATGGCAGCCTGTCGACGCAGAGAAATATCCGGAAGAATGGGCGGCTAAAAATTTCGGAATCAATTATTCCGGCGATATCGTAAAAATAAAAAATGAATATTATCGCCTGGCGGCTTCCGGTAAACCGGAACATATTGATAAACTTAATTTTACGGAAAAAGAAATGAACGAACGAATGACATCCTATAAGGAGATTGTTAATAAAACAATGGAACTGAAGCGACGAATACCCGAAAGAGTACAGGACGCTTATTTTCAATTGATTGTCTATCCCGTGCTTGGCGCTGCTTACTTGAACGAAAAACATTTTTATGCGCGCCTGGGCAAGTATGAAATGTCGAAACAGGCATACGAAAAAATTAAGGAGTTGACCGAAATCTATAACAAGAAAATATCCGGCGGAAAATGGAACGGAATAATGTGCATGAACCCGCGCAACCGGCCTGTCTTTGATATGCCGGATTCAAATTCACATAACGATAAAAAAGAATTAACGGTAAATAAAAGAAAACCGATAAAAATTATTTCAGTCAATGAATTAATATTTGATACAACAAAATTGTGCCTCCTGCCGGGATTGGGAGTCGGCGGTGCAAGTCTGTCGTGGATAAACTTTACGGATCGGTCATTTGACGAATCTAATGCTTTGCAAGCTCCCGGAGCTTCCGTCCGATTGAATCTTCCCAAAGGCAAACGTACAGTAGAATTGATTTGTCTGCCGACGCATTCAATCAACGAGACGCGCGGACTTCGTACGGCAATATCGATAAACGGTCGCCTCGTCGATATAGTCGATGTAAATACGCCCTCGAAAAGTGCGGAGTGGAGTGAAAATGTGCTGCGGGGTTTTTCTCGTACGAAAACCGACTTTATTCTTGATGAAGACGGCATGGTCGATTTGCATCTGTCGCTCCTCGATCCCGGCTTAGCGATAAGCAAAATTATTATTTACTGA